In Hydrogenovibrio thermophilus, the following are encoded in one genomic region:
- the tpiA gene encoding triose-phosphate isomerase, with product MRQLFVAGNWKMHGDKASIKTLVTGLNAQADSVGNVSVAVCPPAVYLDYTKNCLVASNIAVGGQNIAEEPVSGAFTGETSAAMLKDLDCEYVILGHSERRAIYGETDAEIARKVKTALGMGLTPILCVGETLEERESGQLETVISTQLNAVIDEVGIAAFANVVIAYEPVWAIGTGKTASSGQAQEVHAFIRGQLAAKDSAVAEKVIIQYGGSVKPGNAAELFSQPDIDGGLIGGASLNADDFIAICRAAGEQ from the coding sequence ATGAGACAGTTATTCGTTGCTGGTAATTGGAAAATGCACGGGGATAAGGCCTCAATCAAAACACTTGTGACCGGTTTGAACGCCCAGGCAGATTCAGTCGGGAATGTATCGGTCGCCGTTTGTCCACCTGCGGTGTATTTAGACTATACAAAAAATTGCTTAGTGGCAAGCAATATTGCCGTTGGCGGTCAAAATATTGCAGAGGAACCCGTTAGTGGTGCGTTTACCGGCGAAACGTCGGCCGCCATGTTGAAGGATTTGGATTGCGAATATGTCATCTTAGGACATTCTGAACGTCGTGCCATTTATGGTGAAACCGACGCTGAGATTGCCCGAAAGGTTAAAACGGCTTTAGGCATGGGCTTGACGCCGATTCTGTGCGTGGGTGAAACGCTTGAAGAGCGTGAGTCCGGTCAGTTGGAAACCGTGATTTCAACGCAATTAAATGCCGTGATTGATGAAGTTGGCATTGCGGCTTTTGCGAATGTCGTGATCGCTTATGAGCCGGTTTGGGCGATCGGAACCGGGAAGACGGCCTCGTCTGGGCAGGCACAAGAAGTACATGCCTTTATTCGTGGACAATTGGCGGCAAAAGATTCAGCGGTCGCGGAAAAAGTGATTATTCAGTACGGTGGCAGTGTCAAGCCTGGTAATGCCGCCGAATTATTCAGTCAGCCGGACATTGATGGTGGTTTGATCGGCGGAGCTTCTTTGAATGCCGATGACTTCATCGCCATCTGTCGTGCGGCGGGAGAACAGTAA